The DNA region GAGACCATCGCCAACGTGGACGAGGTGGAGGAGGCGCTCGAGGGTTCGCCGTTCGAGTGGATGCTCGACGAGCAGCCGCCCTGATCGATGCTTGCTGCTCTGCGTCGCCGGCGTCTCCTGGTCGTGGTGCTGGCCTGCCTCGCTGCACTGCCCGCCGTCGCCTTCGGCGTCTCGTCGCTCACCGACAACCCGCCGCCGCCCGCACCCGTCCTCGAACGCCCGAACATCGTCTTCGTGCTGACCGACGACCAGAGCCTCGAGTCCGTGGCCCGCATGCCCTACGTGTCGAGCCGCACCGACTGGATCACCTTCGACAACGCCTTCCTCAACGTGGCCCTGTGCTGTCCCAGCCGGGCCAGCATCCTCACCGGCCAGTACTCGCACCACACCGGCGTGGAGGACAACCAAGGCGCGGCGTCGCTGCGCGAACAGCAGACGGTGGCCACCTGGTTGCAGGGCGCCGGATACCAGACGGCCCTGTTGGGCAAGTACCTGAACGGCTACACCGGGGTGCGGATTCCACCCGGGTGGGACGAGTGGCAGGCCTTCACCAAGGTCGGGTACTTCGACTACGCGCTGAACGAGAACGGGCGCATCGTGGCCCACGGCTCGGCCGAGGCCGATTACTCCACCGACGTCCTGGCCAGGAGGGCCCAGCGGTTCATCGCCCGCCAGACCGGGCCGTTCTTCTTGTACCTCGCCCCCACCTCACCGCACGCGCCGAGGACGGCCGCCCCCCGCCACCGCGACCAGTTCATCGACACGCCGATCATCGAGCCGCCCAGCTTCAACGAGGCCGACGTCTCCGACAAGCCGGCCTGGGTGCAGGCCCTCGCGCCC from Acidimicrobiales bacterium includes:
- a CDS encoding sulfatase, which codes for MLAALRRRRLLVVVLACLAALPAVAFGVSSLTDNPPPPAPVLERPNIVFVLTDDQSLESVARMPYVSSRTDWITFDNAFLNVALCCPSRASILTGQYSHHTGVEDNQGAASLREQQTVATWLQGAGYQTALLGKYLNGYTGVRIPPGWDEWQAFTKVGYFDYALNENGRIVAHGSAEADYSTDVLARRAQRFIARQTGPFFLYLAPTSPHAPRTAAPRHRDQFIDTPIIEPPSFNEADVSDKPAWVQALAPTDQAAMENQRRKQYRSLLAVDDMVRDLFTSLQDNGELDTTVVVFMTDNGYSFGEHRYERKTCAYEECIRTPLLVRYPGAAAKHVSALAQNVDIAPTFAHLAGVTPPIAEDGRNLVPLLRGVTTTWRDSVLLHWNGRRPDSPDPEDVTDVPAFWGVRTKRYKYVELETGERELYDLRVDPYELDNRAGDAALADIRADLAARLEVLRQ